The proteins below come from a single Agromyces flavus genomic window:
- a CDS encoding phosphoadenylyl-sulfate reductase: MSARNIGLAAPIAAGSRRSADELRALAEAGNAALGSLTDHEASPAEVVAWVAANFSTDAAAVACSMADAALPHLVAQYLPGVDVLFLDTGYHFAETYATRDEVARALDVRIVDVLPGQTVPQQDAELGAELFARDPALCCARRKVEPLQRALGGYEVWFTGVRRDEAPTRTLTPLVTYDERNGLVKVNPVAAWTFDDLLDYAGAFQVPVNLLMSQGYPSIGCEPCTKPVAAGEDPRSGRWAGLSKTECGLHL, from the coding sequence GTGAGCGCCCGGAACATCGGCCTGGCGGCACCCATCGCGGCAGGGAGCCGCCGCTCCGCCGACGAGCTTCGTGCTCTCGCCGAGGCCGGCAACGCCGCGCTCGGCAGCCTCACCGACCATGAGGCCTCCCCCGCCGAGGTCGTCGCGTGGGTCGCCGCGAACTTCTCGACGGATGCCGCGGCCGTCGCCTGTTCGATGGCCGACGCCGCGCTGCCGCACCTCGTGGCGCAGTACCTCCCGGGCGTCGACGTCCTCTTCCTCGACACGGGCTACCACTTCGCCGAGACGTACGCGACGCGCGACGAGGTCGCCCGTGCGCTCGACGTGCGCATCGTCGACGTGCTGCCCGGGCAGACCGTCCCCCAGCAGGACGCCGAGCTCGGCGCCGAGCTCTTCGCGCGCGACCCGGCCCTGTGCTGCGCGCGCCGCAAGGTCGAACCGCTGCAGCGTGCGCTCGGCGGCTACGAGGTGTGGTTCACGGGCGTCCGCCGCGACGAGGCGCCCACGCGCACGCTCACGCCGCTCGTCACGTACGACGAGCGGAACGGGCTCGTGAAGGTGAATCCCGTCGCGGCCTGGACCTTCGACGACCTCCTCGACTACGCGGGTGCGTTCCAGGTGCCCGTCAACCTCCTCATGTCGCAGGGCTATCCCTCGATCGGGTGCGAGCCCTGCACCAAGCCCGTCGCCGCGGGCGAGGACCCGAGGTCGGGCCGCTGGGCCGGCCTCTCGAAGACGGAATGCGGATTGCACCTATGA
- a CDS encoding sulfate adenylyltransferase subunit 1 translates to MSSLFRFATAGSVDDGKSTLVGRLLHDSKAILADQLESVARTSAERGFGGEPGAIDFALLTDGLRAEREQGITIDVAYRYFSTGRRSFILADCPGHVQYTRNMVTGSATADAVVVLVDVRNGVLEQTRRHLAVVQLLRVPHVIVAVNKIDLIGYDRAAFESVAADVATLARDLGLPDAHVIPVSALAGDNVVERSTNTPWYRGPSLLELLEELSTIDELETDLEALRLPVQLVVRPQGALSPELAADDATADGFRDYRAFAGRIESGTVRVGDRVEVFPSGITTTVAGIDCGPVAVDEASAPLSVSLRLADPVDAARGAVIAAAGSVPKPRREFDADVFQLDGRPLTTGSRVLVKHGTSTVQALVTDIRGRLDLDTLETAPTAALETNDIGLVRLKLAADLAVEPYAAHRRAGAFLVIHPHDGATLAAGIVTEGDSA, encoded by the coding sequence ATGAGCTCGCTGTTCCGCTTCGCGACCGCCGGGTCGGTCGACGACGGCAAGTCGACGCTCGTCGGCCGCTTGCTGCACGACTCGAAGGCGATCCTCGCCGACCAGCTCGAGTCGGTCGCGCGCACGTCCGCCGAGCGCGGCTTCGGTGGCGAGCCCGGCGCGATCGACTTCGCCCTCCTCACCGACGGCCTGCGGGCCGAGCGCGAGCAGGGCATCACCATCGACGTCGCGTACCGCTACTTCTCGACGGGGCGCCGGTCGTTCATCCTCGCCGACTGCCCCGGCCATGTGCAGTACACGCGCAACATGGTCACCGGCTCCGCCACGGCCGACGCGGTCGTGGTGCTCGTCGACGTGCGCAACGGCGTGCTCGAGCAGACGCGCCGGCACCTCGCGGTCGTGCAGCTGCTGCGCGTGCCGCACGTCATCGTCGCGGTCAACAAGATCGACCTCATCGGCTACGACCGCGCCGCGTTCGAGTCGGTGGCGGCGGATGTCGCGACCCTCGCGCGCGACCTCGGGCTGCCCGACGCGCACGTCATCCCGGTGTCGGCGCTCGCGGGCGACAACGTCGTCGAGCGGTCGACGAACACACCCTGGTACCGCGGCCCGAGCCTGCTCGAGCTGCTCGAGGAGCTGTCGACCATCGACGAGCTCGAGACCGACCTCGAGGCGCTGCGCCTGCCGGTGCAACTCGTCGTCCGCCCGCAGGGCGCGCTGTCGCCCGAGCTCGCCGCCGACGACGCGACCGCCGACGGCTTCCGCGACTACCGCGCGTTCGCGGGACGCATCGAGTCCGGCACGGTCCGTGTGGGCGACCGCGTCGAGGTGTTCCCCTCGGGCATCACCACGACCGTCGCGGGCATCGACTGCGGCCCGGTCGCCGTCGACGAGGCATCCGCCCCGCTCTCGGTCTCGCTGCGGCTCGCCGACCCCGTCGACGCGGCGCGCGGCGCCGTCATCGCGGCGGCCGGCTCCGTGCCGAAGCCCCGCCGCGAGTTCGACGCCGACGTCTTCCAGCTCGACGGGCGCCCCCTCACCACGGGGTCGCGCGTGCTCGTGAAGCACGGCACGTCGACCGTGCAGGCGCTCGTCACCGACATCCGGGGCCGGCTCGACCTCGACACGCTCGAGACGGCGCCGACGGCGGCGCTCGAGACGAACGACATCGGACTCGTGCGGCTGAAGCTCGCGGCGGACCTCGCCGTCGAGCCGTACGCCGCACACCGCCGGGCGGGGGCGTTCCTCGTCATCCATCCGCACGACGGCGCCACCCTCGCCGCCGGCATCGTCACCGAAGGAGATTCAGCATGA
- a CDS encoding ABC transporter substrate-binding protein, protein MTARPRAIRSTRLGDLAGMMLAGGIVLSATLTGCAAQPASGAGTQPEAPAAEATGTPAEELRLGYFANVTHAPALVGLEEGLIEDALGDTELSTQVFNAGPAAIEALSAGAIDATYIGPNPAINTFVASGGQSARIVAGAASGGAALVVQPGIESADDLAGTNLASPQLGNTQDVALRTWLGEEGYETSTSGGGDVTISPTENAQTLTLFQSGELDGAWLPEPWVSRLVVDAGAEVLVDEADLWEDGEFPTTVLLVRADFLAEHPETVRALVAGHVASVDWLAENPDAAADVINARLTADAGKGLSDAVIDRALEHVEFTFDPHADTFEQLLQDGVDAGTSKQGDIDGLFDLSALNAVLEDSGEESVSAASLGTE, encoded by the coding sequence ATGACCGCACGTCCGCGCGCCATCCGCTCGACCCGACTCGGAGACCTCGCCGGCATGATGCTCGCCGGCGGCATCGTCCTGAGCGCGACACTCACCGGCTGCGCCGCGCAGCCCGCATCGGGGGCCGGAACCCAGCCCGAGGCGCCCGCCGCGGAGGCCACCGGCACGCCCGCTGAGGAGCTCCGCCTGGGCTACTTCGCGAACGTCACGCACGCGCCCGCACTCGTCGGCCTCGAGGAGGGGCTCATCGAGGACGCGCTCGGCGACACCGAGCTGTCGACCCAGGTGTTCAACGCCGGCCCTGCCGCGATCGAGGCGCTCAGCGCCGGCGCGATCGACGCGACCTACATCGGCCCCAATCCGGCCATCAACACGTTCGTCGCCTCGGGCGGCCAGTCGGCACGCATCGTCGCCGGCGCGGCCAGCGGCGGTGCGGCGCTCGTGGTGCAGCCCGGCATCGAGAGCGCCGACGACCTCGCGGGCACCAACCTCGCGAGCCCGCAGCTCGGGAACACGCAGGATGTCGCGCTGCGCACCTGGCTCGGCGAGGAGGGCTACGAGACCTCCACGTCGGGCGGCGGCGACGTGACCATCTCGCCCACCGAGAACGCCCAGACGCTCACGCTGTTCCAGTCGGGCGAGCTCGACGGCGCCTGGCTCCCCGAGCCGTGGGTGTCGCGGCTCGTCGTGGACGCCGGCGCCGAGGTGCTCGTCGACGAGGCCGACCTCTGGGAGGACGGCGAGTTCCCGACGACCGTGCTGCTCGTGCGCGCCGACTTCCTCGCCGAGCACCCCGAGACGGTGCGGGCGCTCGTCGCCGGGCACGTGGCATCCGTCGACTGGCTCGCCGAGAACCCGGATGCCGCAGCCGACGTGATCAACGCGCGGCTCACTGCCGACGCGGGCAAGGGCCTCTCCGACGCGGTCATCGACCGGGCGCTCGAGCACGTCGAGTTCACGTTCGACCCGCACGCCGACACGTTCGAGCAGCTGCTGCAGGACGGCGTCGACGCGGGCACCTCCAAGCAGGGCGACATCGACGGCCTCTTCGACCTGTCGGCCCTGAACGCCGTGCTCGAGGACTCCGGCGAGGAGTCCGTGAGCGCGGCGAGCCTCGGGACGGAGTAG
- a CDS encoding ABC transporter permease has translation MPELDTLDPSQPATPSAELPLSPGARRPNPAEAAPRPASDPGDSLSADLRGLDALQTETRTSRPWWRRLVDGALPPIVLLALLIAAWQAYTLIAQPRPDLSPGPLDVAAALGQSWEDGRLQVAVTTSLERGILGFLIAIAIGTPLGLLLAESRLLRRAFGPLLSGLQVLPSVAWVPAAIIWFGLSDATVYFVVLMGAVPSIANGLVAGIAQVPPQLRRVGTVLGASRWQLATTVIVPAALPGYLAGLKQGWAFSWRSLMAAEIIAFGGTIGFGLGSMLQQSRDLADLAGALGTILVILAIGVVIELLVFAPIERGLLRRRGLTGAGA, from the coding sequence ATGCCTGAGCTCGACACCCTCGACCCCTCGCAGCCTGCCACCCCCTCCGCCGAGTTGCCGCTTTCGCCGGGTGCGCGGCGGCCGAACCCTGCCGAAGCGGCACCTCGACCCGCGAGCGACCCCGGCGACTCGCTGAGCGCCGACCTCCGCGGGCTCGACGCACTGCAGACCGAGACGCGCACCTCCCGCCCGTGGTGGCGACGCCTCGTCGACGGCGCACTGCCGCCGATCGTGCTCCTCGCCCTGCTCATCGCGGCGTGGCAGGCCTACACGCTCATCGCCCAGCCTCGACCCGACCTCTCGCCCGGTCCGCTCGACGTGGCCGCCGCGCTCGGCCAGTCGTGGGAGGACGGTCGCCTCCAGGTCGCGGTGACGACGAGCCTCGAGCGCGGCATCCTCGGGTTCCTCATCGCGATCGCGATCGGCACGCCGCTCGGCCTGCTGCTCGCCGAGTCGCGGCTGCTGCGGCGTGCGTTCGGCCCGCTGCTGTCGGGCCTGCAGGTGCTGCCGTCGGTGGCCTGGGTGCCGGCCGCGATCATCTGGTTCGGGCTGTCGGATGCCACGGTGTACTTCGTCGTCCTCATGGGCGCGGTGCCGTCCATCGCGAATGGGCTCGTGGCCGGCATCGCCCAGGTGCCGCCGCAGCTGCGGCGTGTGGGCACGGTGCTGGGCGCGTCGCGCTGGCAGCTCGCGACCACGGTGATCGTGCCGGCCGCCCTGCCCGGGTACCTCGCCGGCCTCAAGCAGGGGTGGGCGTTCTCGTGGCGCTCGCTCATGGCGGCCGAGATCATCGCGTTCGGCGGCACGATCGGGTTCGGCCTCGGATCGATGCTCCAGCAGAGCCGCGACCTCGCCGATCTCGCGGGCGCGCTCGGGACGATCCTCGTGATCCTCGCGATCGGCGTCGTGATCGAGCTGCTCGTGTTCGCGCCGATCGAGCGCGGCCTGCTGCGCCGCCGCGGCCTGACGGGAGCGGGCGCATGA
- the cysD gene encoding sulfate adenylyltransferase subunit CysD: protein MTPESKDDHSLRDDVLAFRNTGEGDAVETTSPAVPRAAVPTGHLDALDALEAEAIHIIREVVAEFERPVLLFSGGKDSVVVLHLATKAFWPAKVPFPVLHVDTGHNFPEVLRFRDETVARLGIRLEVASVQDYLDDGRLQERSDGTRNPLQTQPLLDAIAAGKHDAVFGGARRDEDKARAKERIISLRDEFGQWDPRNQRPELWSLYNGRHTVGQHVRAFPISNWTELDVWRYIEREGIALPPLYFAHERDVYARDGMWLAVSDVSAPRTGETVERRTVRYRTVGDLSCTGAVLSDAATLPEIVREVAASTLTERGATRADDRLSEAAMEDRKKDGYF, encoded by the coding sequence GTGACTCCTGAATCGAAGGACGACCACTCCCTCCGGGACGACGTCCTTGCTTTCAGGAACACCGGCGAGGGGGACGCCGTCGAGACGACATCCCCGGCGGTTCCTCGTGCAGCGGTCCCGACGGGGCACCTCGACGCGCTCGACGCGCTCGAGGCCGAGGCCATCCACATCATCCGCGAGGTCGTCGCCGAGTTCGAGCGCCCGGTGCTGCTCTTCTCGGGGGGCAAGGACTCGGTCGTCGTGCTCCATCTCGCCACCAAGGCGTTCTGGCCCGCGAAGGTGCCCTTCCCGGTGCTCCACGTCGACACCGGCCACAACTTCCCCGAGGTGCTGCGGTTCCGCGACGAGACCGTCGCGCGGCTCGGCATCCGCCTCGAAGTCGCCTCGGTGCAGGACTACCTCGACGACGGCCGACTGCAGGAACGCTCGGATGGCACGCGCAACCCGCTGCAGACCCAGCCGCTGCTCGACGCCATCGCGGCCGGCAAGCACGACGCGGTCTTCGGCGGCGCGCGCCGCGACGAGGACAAGGCCCGTGCCAAGGAGCGCATCATCTCGCTGCGCGACGAGTTCGGCCAGTGGGATCCGCGCAACCAGCGCCCCGAGCTCTGGAGCCTCTACAACGGCCGCCACACCGTCGGCCAGCATGTGCGGGCGTTCCCGATCTCGAACTGGACCGAGCTCGACGTGTGGCGCTACATCGAGCGCGAGGGCATCGCGCTGCCGCCGCTGTACTTCGCGCACGAACGAGACGTGTATGCGCGTGACGGCATGTGGCTCGCCGTCAGCGACGTGTCCGCGCCGCGGACGGGCGAGACGGTCGAGCGCCGCACCGTGCGCTATCGCACCGTCGGCGACCTGAGCTGCACCGGCGCGGTGCTGTCGGATGCCGCGACGCTGCCCGAGATCGTCCGCGAGGTCGCGGCATCCACCCTCACCGAGCGCGGCGCGACCCGCGCCGACGACCGCCTCTCGGAGGCGGCCATGGAGGACCGCAAGAAGGACGGGTACTTCTGA
- a CDS encoding nitrite/sulfite reductase yields the protein MRPPRPSAKPNGQWKVDGTAPLNANEEWKQADGGLAVRERIESTYAAGGFASIDPTDLHGRFRWWGLYTQRKPGIDGGRTATLEPHELEDEYFMLRVRIDGGQLTTEQLRVIGGISTEFGRDTADLTDRQNVQLHWIRVEDVPEIWRRLEAVGLGTTEACGDVPRVVLGSPVAGIAADELIDPTPQIDEITSRFIGDESLANLPRKFKSALTGHPSQDVVHEINDVAFVAVEHPTLGIGYDLWVGGGLSTAPRLAERLGVFVAPERVADAWHGVAQIFRDYGYRRLRNKARLKFLLADWGTAKFREILETEYLGYALPDGPAAPTPSTPGDHVGVHRQKDGRYYVGATPIVGRVSGPVLTKLADLVEAHGSTRLRTTPHQKVVILDIPGDRVESLIAGLDELGLQARPSLIRRGTIACTGIEFCKLAIVETKAYATAAVLDLEERLAAFDLPHPIALHVNGCPNSCARIQTADIGLKGQLVTIDGEQVPGYQVHLGGGLASQDRDEAGLGRTVRGLKVAADGIADYVERVVTRFLDERNGDADETFAQWAHRADEEALR from the coding sequence ATCCGCCCGCCCCGGCCCTCGGCGAAGCCGAACGGGCAATGGAAGGTCGACGGCACGGCCCCGCTCAACGCCAACGAGGAATGGAAGCAGGCCGACGGCGGCCTGGCGGTGCGCGAGCGCATCGAGTCGACCTATGCGGCCGGCGGCTTCGCCTCGATCGACCCGACCGACCTGCACGGGCGCTTCCGCTGGTGGGGCCTCTACACGCAGCGCAAGCCGGGCATCGACGGCGGCCGCACCGCGACGCTCGAGCCGCACGAGCTCGAGGACGAGTACTTCATGCTGCGCGTCCGCATCGACGGCGGCCAGCTCACCACCGAGCAGTTGCGGGTGATCGGCGGCATCTCGACCGAGTTCGGGCGCGACACCGCCGACCTCACCGATCGCCAGAACGTGCAGCTCCACTGGATCCGCGTCGAGGACGTGCCCGAGATCTGGCGCCGGCTCGAGGCGGTCGGCCTCGGCACGACGGAGGCGTGCGGCGACGTGCCCCGCGTCGTGCTCGGCTCGCCGGTCGCGGGGATCGCAGCCGACGAGCTCATCGACCCGACGCCGCAGATCGACGAGATCACCTCGCGCTTCATCGGCGACGAGTCGCTCGCGAACCTCCCGCGCAAGTTCAAGTCGGCCCTCACGGGCCACCCGAGCCAGGACGTCGTGCACGAGATCAACGACGTCGCGTTCGTCGCAGTCGAGCACCCGACGCTCGGCATCGGGTACGACCTCTGGGTGGGCGGCGGGCTCTCGACCGCACCGCGGCTGGCCGAGCGGCTCGGCGTGTTCGTCGCGCCCGAGCGCGTCGCCGACGCGTGGCACGGCGTCGCGCAGATCTTCCGCGACTACGGCTACCGGCGACTGCGCAACAAGGCTCGCCTGAAGTTCCTGCTCGCCGACTGGGGCACCGCGAAGTTCCGGGAGATCCTCGAGACCGAGTACCTCGGGTACGCGCTGCCCGACGGTCCGGCCGCGCCCACGCCTTCGACGCCCGGCGACCACGTCGGCGTGCACCGGCAGAAGGACGGCCGCTACTACGTCGGCGCGACCCCCATCGTCGGGCGCGTGTCCGGGCCGGTGCTGACCAAGCTCGCCGACCTCGTCGAGGCGCACGGGTCGACCCGCCTGCGCACGACGCCGCACCAGAAGGTCGTCATCCTCGACATCCCCGGTGACCGCGTCGAATCGCTCATCGCCGGCCTCGACGAGCTCGGGCTGCAGGCTCGGCCCAGCCTCATCCGCCGCGGCACCATCGCGTGCACGGGCATCGAGTTCTGCAAGCTCGCGATCGTCGAGACCAAGGCATATGCGACGGCCGCGGTGCTCGACCTGGAGGAGCGGCTCGCCGCGTTCGACCTGCCGCACCCGATCGCGCTGCACGTGAACGGCTGCCCGAACTCCTGCGCGCGCATCCAGACTGCCGACATCGGCCTGAAAGGCCAGCTCGTCACGATCGACGGAGAGCAGGTGCCCGGCTACCAGGTGCACCTCGGCGGCGGGCTCGCCTCGCAGGACCGCGACGAGGCCGGCCTCGGCCGCACCGTCCGCGGCCTCAAGGTCGCCGCCGACGGCATCGCCGACTACGTCGAGCGCGTGGTCACGCGGTTCCTCGACGAGCGCAACGGGGACGCCGACGAGACGTTCGCCCAGTGGGCGCACCGCGCCGACGAGGAGGCCCTGCGGTGA
- a CDS encoding ABC transporter ATP-binding protein: protein MSSITAERLPAGTGHSVTASPAPAPAIRIAGLGKRYADDGPVVLDGIDLDVAPGEFTCLLGASGCGKSTLLSIVAGLEKPTTGTVEIADGGAAVMFQDASLLPWLTARRNVELALRLGGAGLSAPARRARALELLEVVNLGDAADKRPHELSGGMRQRVALARALAQDRPVLLMDEPFAALDAITRDLLHEELQRVWRETGRTIVFVTHNVREAARLGQRVLLMSSRPGRIVREWTIADEGPRRIESPQVGELSIEITEHLRREIRRNA from the coding sequence ATGTCGAGCATCACCGCGGAGCGCCTGCCGGCCGGGACCGGACATTCGGTGACCGCCTCGCCCGCCCCGGCCCCCGCCATCCGCATCGCCGGCCTCGGCAAGCGGTACGCCGACGACGGCCCGGTCGTGCTCGATGGCATCGACCTGGATGTCGCGCCCGGCGAGTTCACGTGCCTGCTCGGCGCGTCGGGCTGCGGTAAGTCGACGCTGCTCTCGATCGTCGCGGGGCTCGAGAAGCCCACGACGGGTACGGTCGAGATCGCCGACGGCGGCGCCGCAGTGATGTTCCAGGACGCGTCATTGCTGCCGTGGCTCACCGCCCGGCGCAACGTCGAGCTCGCGCTGCGGCTCGGCGGGGCGGGGCTCTCGGCCCCGGCCCGCCGGGCGCGCGCGCTCGAGCTGCTCGAGGTGGTGAACCTCGGGGATGCCGCCGACAAGCGTCCGCACGAGCTCTCGGGCGGCATGCGCCAGCGCGTCGCCCTCGCGCGCGCCCTCGCGCAGGACCGGCCCGTGCTCCTCATGGACGAGCCGTTCGCGGCGCTCGACGCGATCACGCGCGACCTGCTCCACGAGGAGCTGCAGCGCGTGTGGCGCGAGACGGGCCGCACCATCGTGTTCGTCACGCACAACGTGCGCGAGGCCGCACGGCTCGGGCAGCGGGTGCTGCTCATGTCGAGCCGTCCCGGGCGCATCGTCCGCGAGTGGACGATCGCCGACGAGGGCCCGCGCCGCATCGAGTCGCCCCAGGTCGGCGAACTCTCCATCGAGATCACGGAGCACCTGCGAAGGGAGATCCGTCGCAATGCCTGA
- the cobA gene encoding uroporphyrinogen-III C-methyltransferase, producing the protein MTGRVALVGAGPGDAGLLTIRGLRALKAADVIVADRLGARSVLDGLVAEGVLLEAEVVDVGKLPGHHAVPQDAINELLVTLAREGKRVVRLKGGDPYIFGRGGEELAYCRDRGVDVEVVPGITSAVSVPAIAGIPLTHRGLATTFTVVTGHDQIQALGGGRNHTVVLLMGVGTLANSAITLARGERGGECPVAIVEDGYGPRQRVTIGTLDTIAYQAAERGVRSPAVVVVGDVVRLSPYAPAELATSAFAAPPVID; encoded by the coding sequence ATGACCGGCCGCGTCGCGCTCGTCGGCGCGGGCCCGGGCGACGCGGGCCTGCTCACCATCCGCGGCCTGCGCGCACTCAAGGCCGCCGACGTCATCGTCGCCGACCGGCTGGGGGCCCGCTCGGTGCTCGACGGGCTCGTGGCCGAGGGCGTCCTGCTCGAGGCCGAGGTCGTCGACGTCGGCAAGCTGCCCGGCCACCACGCCGTGCCGCAGGACGCGATCAACGAGCTCCTCGTGACGCTCGCCCGCGAGGGCAAGCGCGTCGTGCGCCTCAAGGGCGGCGATCCGTACATCTTCGGCCGCGGCGGTGAGGAGCTCGCGTACTGCCGCGACCGCGGCGTCGACGTCGAGGTGGTGCCCGGCATCACGAGCGCCGTGTCGGTGCCCGCGATCGCGGGCATCCCGCTCACGCACCGCGGCCTCGCGACCACCTTCACGGTCGTCACCGGGCACGATCAGATCCAGGCGCTCGGCGGCGGTCGCAACCACACGGTCGTGCTGCTCATGGGCGTCGGTACGCTCGCGAACTCGGCGATCACGCTCGCCCGCGGCGAGCGCGGCGGCGAATGCCCAGTCGCGATCGTGGAGGATGGATACGGCCCTCGCCAACGAGTGACGATCGGCACGCTCGACACGATCGCCTACCAGGCGGCCGAACGCGGCGTCCGCTCGCCCGCCGTCGTGGTGGTGGGCGATGTCGTGCGACTGAGCCCGTACGCGCCCGCCGAGCTCGCGACATCCGCGTTCGCGGCGCCCCCCGTCATCGACTGA